The following coding sequences are from one Beggiatoa alba B18LD window:
- a CDS encoding WD40 repeat domain-containing protein encodes MELPHLTLFITTPNDVSEERVIIERVVQRLAETYANQVCLISYFSVTPDSIKHEILPTCIDVYICVLWSQLGERPKSVHYRADGSQYATSVEYEFETALANFQSMGKPDMLIYRKTLEPPFLQNSKATDFNQRMAQKERTDNFCNYWSQQHKSTQQAIFQPFDNLAFFEQHIEEYLRHLLASKTVPCEEKALTINRWTHGSPFRGLHLFEEQHAPIFFGRTQAVGEIIQYLRKQAQEKHPFIMVLGMSGCGKSSLVRAGVIPLLTQPNVIEGVSAWRKAVLRPSDFSNDLALGLAIELLVKSALPTLTPYDTQILLNLLRLAEKNAITRFINDRLVQAAKLQRLAHNAVHLLLFVDQFEEIFTLEAISSSDRIAFIQLLTFLVSMENVWVISTMRSDFYHRCAELPALVRLMEGHGHYLLTPPSLNELSQIIRLPALAAGLHFAELPEKTISLDEVLLEAIGDNPENLALLEFTLERLYEQRNAQGGLTYEAYQRIGGLEGALAQHAEMVFNQVSPAAQACFPNLMRTLVTVAKNGDVPVLGQRFLYDDHKTPEPLKELLHALTQARLLVTGETENKIAFARIAHEALLHHWPRLLAWWHEDRHALQVRARVKDAAIHWQNEGKLPDLLLPEGKLLIEAEDLLIHWQDALLPETIDYIQASSLAVQQRQHQHAEQARKRLQRSHYIALLFAGLSVLALLAGLFAYYQAQLATAQARAAELAKQRAESSEQQVRNALAQAEQSKQSALVAKNQAQISEGLALQAKQAIENIEQTRTTELFESHLTHAALLARVEDYQTARKVLTDASYLNNSVAPSRRHLFTLLDWFVQQQSNPAQLQFQLNTPINAIALSPDTRWLAVASTRGIIHILDANTGKVMQILQAHQGDIQSLVFEPHGEWLASAGHDQKVILWTRQNASPPAQNTWQILREWDAGYKINALAVSPDGQFLASAGRELEHSISLWSVTDAHELRRFKGHTGRIPASGLAFSPDGTLLASASFDKTARLWEVATGKRIRLYQGHTQDVEAIRFSPNGQYVITASSDKTLRLWSIKNDQSLNVLSGHQNSILDVVFLPEGRRVLSASRDRTLRLWDIDSGVSLQVWQGHNDSIASLSLQNNIVFSGGRDGTIQRWQLQDKPNIHTVHLPSEPTSVLLLPENQQVVIGFATGVLQVYSLITGNLLNTLEKAHIGRIQQLIRIQGLTNKNGEWFASAGAGDGFVRLWRSDAQGFQLQQTVFDEQTKKAVYALAENPQRKQLATGHYDGEVRLLSFDANEAEIQHQWQAQQSVVTSLMFHPNGQQLLTTGKEGNIRLWTLLEDKPVLRTELPSEQQTTVYNAIFDPMGQSIVSVGDSASVYLYETTNQQLVQRLIGHENSILKALYLPDPQQLITLSSDASIRFWDISENNELFSLRLPSHSGYPIPMWDMDFQCMAQTCWLAVPLTRGELLLYKMGRIY; translated from the coding sequence ATGGAACTACCACATTTAACCCTATTTATAACCACGCCTAATGATGTTAGTGAGGAACGTGTCATTATTGAACGAGTTGTTCAGCGATTAGCAGAAACCTATGCAAATCAAGTTTGTTTAATAAGTTATTTTTCTGTTACGCCTGACAGCATTAAGCATGAAATTTTGCCGACCTGTATCGATGTTTATATCTGCGTCTTATGGTCACAATTGGGTGAAAGACCAAAATCAGTGCATTATCGTGCTGATGGTAGTCAATACGCCACCAGCGTCGAATATGAATTTGAAACTGCACTGGCTAATTTTCAGTCTATGGGCAAGCCTGACATGTTGATTTATCGTAAAACGTTAGAACCGCCTTTTTTACAAAATTCGAAAGCGACCGACTTTAATCAGCGGATGGCGCAAAAAGAACGCACTGATAATTTTTGTAATTATTGGTCACAGCAACATAAATCTACACAACAAGCAATTTTTCAACCGTTTGATAATCTGGCTTTCTTTGAACAGCATATAGAGGAATATTTACGCCATTTATTAGCCTCAAAAACCGTTCCTTGTGAAGAAAAAGCTTTAACTATTAATCGTTGGACGCATGGTTCTCCCTTTCGGGGCTTACATTTATTTGAAGAGCAACATGCCCCCATTTTTTTTGGGAGAACGCAAGCAGTTGGGGAAATTATTCAATATTTACGCAAGCAGGCACAAGAAAAACATCCTTTTATCATGGTGTTAGGGATGAGTGGCTGTGGAAAGTCTTCGCTAGTACGGGCTGGCGTTATTCCCTTGCTCACACAACCTAATGTGATTGAAGGTGTCAGTGCGTGGCGTAAGGCGGTTTTACGCCCCAGTGATTTTAGTAATGATTTAGCCCTAGGATTAGCCATTGAATTATTAGTTAAAAGTGCCTTACCAACGCTAACCCCTTATGACACACAGATTTTATTAAATTTGTTACGTCTCGCAGAAAAAAATGCGATTACGCGCTTTATCAATGATCGACTTGTGCAAGCGGCTAAGTTGCAGCGGTTAGCTCATAACGCAGTGCATTTATTATTATTTGTTGACCAATTTGAGGAAATTTTTACTTTAGAAGCGATTAGCTCCTCAGACCGTATTGCGTTCATTCAATTGCTTACGTTTTTAGTCAGCATGGAAAATGTCTGGGTGATTAGCACCATGCGCAGCGATTTTTATCATCGGTGTGCCGAATTACCCGCGTTAGTACGTTTAATGGAAGGACATGGACACTATTTATTAACGCCTCCCTCATTAAATGAATTAAGCCAAATTATTCGTTTACCTGCGTTAGCGGCAGGCTTACATTTTGCGGAATTACCTGAAAAAACAATTAGCTTAGATGAAGTATTACTCGAAGCAATCGGCGATAATCCTGAAAATCTCGCCCTGTTAGAATTTACGCTTGAGCGTTTGTATGAACAACGCAATGCACAAGGTGGGCTTACTTATGAGGCTTATCAACGGATTGGCGGTTTAGAAGGGGCGTTAGCGCAACATGCAGAAATGGTTTTTAATCAAGTCAGTCCTGCCGCGCAAGCCTGTTTTCCTAATTTAATGCGAACTTTGGTTACAGTTGCCAAAAATGGGGATGTGCCTGTTTTAGGTCAACGTTTTTTATATGATGACCATAAAACCCCTGAGCCTTTAAAAGAATTACTCCATGCATTGACTCAAGCGCGTTTGTTAGTAACAGGCGAAACAGAAAATAAAATAGCCTTCGCACGCATTGCGCATGAAGCCTTATTGCACCATTGGCCGCGCTTATTAGCATGGTGGCATGAAGACCGCCACGCCTTACAAGTCCGTGCACGGGTGAAAGATGCCGCTATTCATTGGCAAAATGAGGGCAAATTACCTGATTTATTATTGCCAGAGGGTAAATTATTAATTGAAGCAGAAGATTTATTAATCCATTGGCAAGATGCTTTATTACCTGAAACCATTGATTATATTCAAGCCTCTAGCCTTGCCGTTCAACAACGCCAACATCAACATGCTGAACAAGCCCGTAAACGGTTACAACGTAGTCATTATATTGCTTTATTATTTGCGGGTTTATCTGTTTTAGCGTTGCTTGCAGGTTTATTTGCTTACTATCAAGCGCAATTAGCAACAGCACAAGCACGCGCTGCCGAATTAGCGAAACAACGCGCCGAATCTTCTGAGCAACAGGTTCGTAATGCCTTAGCGCAAGCAGAACAATCTAAACAATCTGCTTTAGTGGCTAAAAATCAAGCACAAATTTCTGAAGGGCTTGCCCTACAAGCAAAACAAGCCATAGAAAATATTGAGCAAACCCGCACTACGGAATTATTTGAATCGCATTTAACCCACGCGGCATTATTAGCCCGCGTTGAAGATTATCAAACAGCACGTAAAGTATTGACGGATGCAAGTTATTTAAATAACAGTGTTGCGCCCAGCCGTCGGCATTTATTCACCTTACTAGATTGGTTTGTGCAACAACAAAGTAACCCTGCACAACTGCAATTCCAATTAAATACCCCCATTAACGCCATCGCATTAAGCCCTGATACCCGTTGGTTAGCTGTCGCGAGCACTCGCGGAATCATCCATATTTTGGATGCAAATACGGGAAAAGTGATGCAAATCTTGCAGGCTCATCAAGGTGATATTCAATCCCTTGTTTTTGAACCGCATGGAGAATGGCTTGCCAGTGCAGGACATGATCAAAAAGTGATTTTATGGACACGACAAAACGCAAGCCCCCCCGCTCAAAATACATGGCAAATTCTGCGCGAATGGGATGCTGGTTATAAAATCAATGCGTTAGCCGTTAGCCCTGATGGGCAATTCTTAGCCAGTGCGGGGCGTGAACTAGAGCATTCAATCAGTTTATGGTCAGTGACAGATGCCCATGAATTACGCCGTTTTAAAGGACATACAGGACGCATTCCCGCTTCAGGGTTAGCATTCAGCCCTGATGGCACATTGTTAGCCAGTGCATCCTTTGATAAAACCGCGCGTTTATGGGAAGTTGCGACAGGAAAGCGAATCCGTCTGTATCAAGGACATACTCAAGATGTTGAAGCAATTCGTTTCAGTCCTAATGGGCAATATGTAATTACTGCCAGCAGTGATAAAACCTTGCGATTATGGAGTATTAAAAATGACCAATCGCTCAACGTTTTATCAGGACATCAAAATAGCATCCTAGATGTTGTATTTTTACCAGAAGGACGACGGGTTTTATCCGCCAGTCGTGATAGAACCCTGCGTTTATGGGATATTGACAGCGGTGTGAGCCTACAAGTATGGCAAGGGCATAATGACAGCATCGCTAGTTTAAGTTTACAAAATAACATTGTATTCAGCGGTGGACGTGATGGCACAATTCAACGCTGGCAATTGCAAGATAAACCCAATATTCATACAGTACACTTACCGAGTGAACCCACTTCTGTATTACTACTTCCAGAAAATCAGCAAGTTGTCATTGGATTTGCTACAGGTGTTTTACAAGTTTATTCATTAATAACGGGTAATTTACTAAACACGCTAGAAAAAGCCCACATAGGACGTATTCAACAATTAATACGCATTCAGGGCTTAACCAATAAAAATGGCGAATGGTTCGCTTCTGCTGGGGCGGGTGATGGTTTTGTACGATTATGGCGTAGTGACGCGCAAGGCTTTCAATTACAACAAACTGTGTTTGATGAACAAACTAAAAAAGCGGTTTACGCTCTTGCAGAAAACCCACAACGCAAACAACTTGCAACAGGGCATTATGATGGAGAAGTGCGTTTATTGAGTTTTGACGCAAATGAAGCTGAGATTCAACACCAATGGCAAGCACAACAAAGCGTCGTTACTAGCTTAATGTTCCATCCAAATGGACAACAATTATTAACGACGGGAAAAGAAGGTAATATCCGCTTATGGACATTATTAGAAGATAAACCTGTTTTACGCACAGAATTACCCAGTGAACAACAAACAACTGTTTATAATGCTATTTTTGACCCAATGGGACAGTCTATTGTCAGTGTTGGCGATAGTGCAAGCGTGTATCTCTATGAAACGACTAATCAACAATTAGTTCAACGTTTAATCGGTCATGAAAACAGTATATTAAAAGCACTCTACCTACCTGACCCGCAACAACTGATTACACTCAGCAGTGATGCGTCTATTCGTTTTTGGGATATTAGCGAAAATAACGAGTTATTTAGTTTACGTTTACCCTCACACAGTGGCTATCCAATACCGATGTGGGATATGGATTTTCAATGTATGGCGCAAACCTGTTGGCTTGCTGTGCCATTAACTCGCGGTGAATTGCTCTTGTATAAAATGGGACGAATTTATTAA
- a CDS encoding LTA synthase family protein gives MLNLIKNRYNTFILIGIIYLILSALLRILLWGDFGIDADINVYNLPIMLLAGVINDLIILLYFLFPLTCLLFLLPDHWFQKRRGKILSFIIIFAYLYGFLYIMEAEFFFFEEFNARFNLVAVDYLVYPHEVFINIWESYPVTLVLLINLAVALGLFYGIWRNISPTLSVTIPLKKRFFVLCTHTLSICLVAYVFSTNTFAFSENRVVNEITANGVSSFFQALATNELDYHLYYRTGEHKALFDKLVNNLKVGGGEFTHLTEQRIDRHFPANPQGLGKLNVVVVVEESFGGEFVGSLGDTRGLTPEFDKLVQQGLFFTNAYATGTRTVRGLEAITLSFPPIPSESVLKRPNNENMVNWGTVMQAQGYQPSFLYGGYGYFDNMNYFYSHNGFEVRDRSDMPPPHFANIWGVSDEDLFNYALSYYDQQAAKKQPFFSMIMTTSNHKPFTFPEGIPQVPASGGGRDAGIRYADYAIGKFIEGARQKAWFNQTVFVFVADHGARVYGKAEIPLKTYRIPLLVYAPQRIPARIVDRPIGQIDIAPTILGLLGLDYEAPFFGQNVFNLPETQMSTLLFNHNHTVALDQGDTLSLLDLNGKTEQVTYDTKNERFTPLAKKDEAQLDLATAYYQLAVEQFQHYQVH, from the coding sequence GTGTTAAACCTTATTAAAAATCGCTATAACACATTTATTTTAATCGGTATTATCTATCTCATTTTGTCAGCTTTGCTACGTATTTTACTGTGGGGTGACTTTGGCATTGATGCCGATATTAACGTTTACAACCTGCCTATTATGCTGTTAGCAGGCGTTATAAATGACCTTATCATTTTGCTGTATTTTCTCTTTCCCTTAACTTGTTTACTGTTTTTGTTACCTGATCACTGGTTTCAAAAAAGGCGCGGTAAAATTCTCAGTTTTATAATTATCTTCGCGTACTTATATGGCTTTTTATATATTATGGAAGCCGAATTTTTCTTTTTTGAAGAATTTAACGCCCGTTTTAACTTAGTCGCTGTGGATTATCTGGTTTACCCTCATGAAGTCTTTATTAATATTTGGGAATCTTATCCTGTCACTTTAGTATTGCTCATTAATTTAGCAGTGGCATTAGGGCTATTTTATGGCATTTGGCGCAACATTTCGCCGACTTTAAGCGTGACCATTCCATTAAAAAAACGCTTTTTTGTTCTTTGCACACATACGCTTAGTATTTGTCTGGTTGCTTACGTGTTTTCAACAAATACCTTTGCGTTTTCAGAAAATCGTGTTGTGAATGAAATTACAGCAAACGGGGTGAGTAGTTTCTTTCAAGCACTAGCAACGAATGAGCTAGATTATCACCTCTATTACCGTACAGGGGAGCATAAAGCCTTGTTCGATAAGCTGGTGAATAATTTAAAAGTGGGCGGTGGTGAATTTACCCATTTAACAGAACAACGTATCGACCGCCATTTTCCCGCAAATCCGCAAGGATTAGGTAAGCTCAATGTCGTTGTCGTTGTTGAAGAATCTTTTGGCGGGGAGTTTGTAGGCAGTTTAGGGGATACACGAGGACTGACACCCGAGTTTGATAAATTAGTGCAACAAGGGCTATTTTTTACCAATGCCTATGCAACAGGCACAAGAACTGTACGCGGTTTAGAAGCCATTACCTTATCATTTCCCCCGATTCCAAGCGAATCCGTGTTAAAACGCCCTAATAATGAAAATATGGTGAATTGGGGCACAGTGATGCAAGCGCAGGGGTATCAACCTAGCTTTTTATATGGGGGTTATGGCTATTTTGATAATATGAATTATTTCTACAGCCATAATGGTTTTGAAGTGCGTGACCGTAGCGACATGCCCCCTCCACATTTTGCCAATATTTGGGGCGTGAGCGACGAAGATTTATTTAATTACGCTTTGAGTTATTACGACCAGCAAGCAGCGAAAAAACAACCGTTTTTCTCAATGATTATGACAACTTCTAATCATAAACCCTTTACTTTCCCTGAAGGTATTCCCCAAGTGCCTGCTTCTGGGGGGGGACGCGATGCGGGTATTCGGTATGCGGATTATGCGATAGGTAAATTTATCGAAGGGGCACGGCAGAAAGCATGGTTTAATCAAACGGTTTTCGTGTTTGTTGCTGACCATGGTGCGCGGGTGTATGGAAAAGCGGAAATTCCTTTAAAAACATATAGAATCCCCTTGTTAGTTTATGCACCACAACGTATTCCAGCGCGTATCGTTGACCGTCCAATTGGACAAATTGACATTGCGCCAACCATTTTAGGATTACTGGGTTTAGACTATGAAGCCCCATTCTTTGGGCAAAATGTGTTTAATTTACCTGAAACACAAATGAGCACTTTATTGTTTAACCATAATCATACCGTTGCATTAGACCAAGGCGATACTTTGTCATTATTGGATTTAAACGGCAAAACTGAGCAAGTGACCTATGATACAAAGAATGAACGTTTTACCCCATTGGCGAAAAAAGACGAAGCCCAATTGGATTTAGCAACGGCTTATTATCAGTTAGCAGTTGAACAATTCCAACATTATCAAGTGCATTAA
- the ccmA gene encoding cytochrome c biogenesis heme-transporting ATPase CcmA: MINNMLTANPIDLSTRFTLSVNQLQCIRDDRILFENLNFSVASGEILQIEGRNGSGKTSLLRILCGLALPTEGSIYWQSEDIAALKGDYWENLLYVGHLAGIKTELTPLENLRVTQALMMKTTGIDLEEALKIIGLCGFEDVPVRTLSAGQQRRVALARLLVCDVPLWILDEPFTSLDKAAIQMIEGLLDAHAQRGNLAVLTSHHVVNCQHARCLDLNDLP, from the coding sequence ATGATAAATAATATGCTAACCGCTAATCCTATCGATTTATCCACTCGTTTCACCTTGTCTGTAAATCAATTACAGTGCATTCGGGATGATAGAATTTTATTTGAAAATCTGAATTTTAGCGTTGCAAGTGGTGAAATTTTGCAAATTGAGGGACGGAATGGGAGCGGAAAAACCAGTTTATTGCGTATTTTATGCGGTTTAGCCTTACCAACAGAGGGAAGCATTTACTGGCAATCAGAAGATATTGCCGCATTAAAAGGGGATTATTGGGAAAATCTGTTGTACGTCGGACATTTAGCAGGTATTAAAACTGAGCTGACACCGTTGGAAAATTTGCGCGTGACGCAAGCCTTAATGATGAAAACCACAGGTATCGATTTAGAGGAAGCCTTAAAAATTATTGGTTTGTGTGGTTTTGAAGATGTGCCTGTCCGCACCTTATCCGCAGGTCAACAACGCCGTGTTGCTTTAGCGCGTTTATTAGTTTGTGATGTGCCTTTATGGATTTTAGATGAGCCGTTTACGTCTTTAGATAAAGCGGCAATTCAAATGATTGAGGGTTTATTAGATGCCCATGCACAGCGGGGCAATTTAGCGGTTTTAACCTCGCACCATGTCGTTAATTGTCAACATGCCCGCTGTTTAGACTTGAATGATTTACCTTAA
- a CDS encoding type IV pilus twitching motility protein PilT yields the protein MDIGEILAFGVKNGASDFHLSAGVQPMIRVNGDMRRLNVDVLDHSTVRDMVYDIMNDNQRKEYEKYLECDFSFEIPNLARFRVNAYNQNRGAGAVIRTIPSKILTLEQLNAPSIFKQFAMYPRGIVLVTGGTGSGKSTTLAAMMNYRNEEEYGHILTIEDPIEFVHESKNSLITQREVRRDTLGFTEALRSALRQDPDVILVGEMRDLETIRLALSAAETGHAVFGTLHTSSAAKTIARIVEVFPTEEKDTIRTMISESLQAVISQSLLKKVGGGRIAVHEIMVCNPAIRNLIRENKAAQMYSAIQTGAKEGMQTLDQKLQELLKKNLITREAAREKAVFKDNF from the coding sequence ATGGATATAGGCGAAATTTTAGCGTTCGGTGTTAAAAATGGCGCTTCTGACTTTCATTTGTCGGCTGGGGTACAGCCCATGATTCGCGTTAATGGTGATATGCGTCGCCTTAATGTGGATGTGTTAGATCATAGCACGGTGCGCGATATGGTTTATGACATCATGAACGATAACCAACGCAAAGAGTACGAAAAATATTTAGAATGCGACTTCTCTTTTGAAATTCCAAACTTAGCCCGCTTTCGTGTCAACGCATACAACCAAAATCGGGGCGCGGGTGCGGTTATTCGTACCATTCCCTCCAAAATTTTAACCTTAGAACAACTCAATGCACCGTCTATTTTTAAACAATTTGCCATGTATCCACGCGGTATTGTGCTGGTTACAGGGGGGACGGGGTCAGGCAAGTCAACTACGCTTGCGGCAATGATGAACTACCGCAACGAAGAAGAATATGGACATATTTTAACGATTGAAGACCCTATTGAGTTTGTGCACGAATCTAAAAATAGTTTAATTACACAACGTGAAGTCCGTCGGGACACTTTAGGTTTTACTGAGGCGTTACGCTCGGCTTTGCGTCAAGACCCTGATGTTATTCTTGTTGGGGAAATGCGGGACTTAGAAACCATTCGACTTGCCCTATCCGCCGCAGAAACAGGTCATGCTGTATTTGGTACGTTACACACCTCATCCGCTGCAAAAACCATTGCCCGTATTGTGGAAGTGTTTCCAACGGAAGAAAAAGACACTATTCGAACGATGATTTCAGAATCTTTACAAGCGGTTATTTCACAAAGTTTGTTGAAAAAAGTGGGGGGTGGACGGATTGCGGTGCATGAAATTATGGTGTGTAATCCCGCTATTCGGAACTTAATCCGCGAAAATAAAGCCGCACAAATGTATTCAGCGATTCAAACAGGCGCGAAAGAAGGGATGCAGACCTTAGACCAAAAACTGCAAGAGTTATTGAAGAAAAATTTAATTACCCGTGAAGCAGCGCGTGAAAAAGCAGTGTTTAAGGATAATTTTTAG
- the urtB gene encoding urea ABC transporter permease subunit UrtB, which translates to MMIRHFSFIRLIWLCCLIPLTVSAQTFEESIQTFSQVSDRSGLINIIQQLANIGDERGLPILEALRDGQLRMTADNQVFILKGEQAKNGLTGEMVAVSQLNFKELPSINNAIRRALLPAIGQLQLSVKDPTIRLQAAEELRKRPPEGANEFLKIAIAREQDPKISQTLKIALAQIELNSPDRPTRLNALQLMQEVQSSEFTALLTPLVAKNPDGSFVETDAEIRTKASTLLQAIEREQARIAQWGNLFYGLSLGSILLLAALGLAITFGLMGVINMAHGEMLMLGAYSTYVVQNLFREYLPTGFFDAYLILALPVAFIVSASVGILLERSVIRFLYNRPLETLLATWGISLVLIQTVRLLFGAQNVQVANPSWLSGGIEVAQNLVLPYNRLAIIGFVIFVVVLVWFILRHTSLGLKVRAVTQNRQMAACMGIRTAQVDMWTFGLGSGVAGLGGVALSQVGNVGPELGQLYIIDSFMVVVLGGVGNIAGAVFGALGLGMFSKWLEPEVGAVLAKILMLVLIVLFIQKRPQGLFALKGRFVEN; encoded by the coding sequence ATGATGATACGTCATTTCAGTTTTATCCGTTTGATATGGCTTTGTTGCCTCATACCTTTGACTGTTTCAGCACAAACATTTGAAGAGAGTATTCAAACGTTTAGTCAAGTTTCCGACCGTTCTGGTTTAATCAATATTATTCAACAGTTAGCCAATATTGGCGATGAGCGCGGTTTGCCTATTTTAGAAGCCTTGCGGGATGGACAGTTGCGTATGACTGCCGATAATCAGGTTTTTATCCTCAAGGGCGAGCAAGCAAAAAATGGCTTAACAGGGGAAATGGTCGCCGTTTCACAATTGAATTTTAAGGAATTACCCAGTATTAATAATGCAATACGTCGCGCTTTATTGCCTGCTATTGGGCAGTTACAGTTAAGTGTTAAAGACCCCACAATCCGTTTGCAGGCAGCAGAAGAGTTGCGAAAACGTCCACCCGAAGGGGCAAATGAGTTTTTAAAAATCGCTATTGCCCGTGAGCAAGACCCCAAAATTAGCCAAACCTTAAAAATTGCCTTGGCACAAATCGAATTAAATAGCCCTGACCGCCCAACCCGTTTAAATGCCTTACAGTTAATGCAAGAGGTTCAATCCAGTGAATTTACTGCGTTATTAACGCCGTTAGTCGCTAAAAATCCCGATGGGAGTTTTGTTGAAACGGATGCAGAAATTCGTACAAAAGCCAGTACGTTATTGCAAGCCATTGAGCGGGAACAAGCACGAATTGCGCAATGGGGGAATCTATTTTACGGCTTAAGTTTGGGCAGTATTTTGTTATTAGCCGCGTTAGGTCTTGCAATTACGTTCGGCTTGATGGGCGTGATTAATATGGCGCATGGGGAAATGTTGATGTTGGGCGCGTATAGCACGTATGTAGTGCAAAATCTTTTTCGTGAATATTTACCCACAGGCTTTTTTGATGCGTATCTAATACTTGCCTTGCCTGTGGCATTTATTGTGAGCGCAAGTGTTGGAATTTTATTAGAACGTAGCGTGATTCGCTTTTTATACAATCGTCCTTTAGAAACCTTATTAGCTACGTGGGGCATCAGTTTGGTGTTAATTCAAACAGTGCGCTTGTTATTCGGTGCGCAAAATGTGCAAGTTGCAAATCCCAGTTGGTTATCAGGCGGGATAGAGGTCGCGCAAAATTTAGTTTTACCTTACAACCGTTTAGCAATTATCGGCTTTGTGATTTTCGTCGTTGTGCTGGTTTGGTTTATTTTGCGACATACGTCTTTAGGGTTAAAAGTGCGAGCAGTCACACAAAATCGGCAGATGGCGGCATGTATGGGAATTCGGACTGCACAAGTGGATATGTGGACATTTGGGCTAGGCTCAGGCGTAGCGGGCTTGGGCGGGGTGGCTTTATCACAAGTGGGCAATGTTGGCCCTGAATTGGGACAGCTTTATATTATTGATTCTTTTATGGTCGTTGTATTGGGCGGAGTGGGAAATATCGCGGGCGCGGTGTTTGGTGCGTTGGGGTTGGGAATGTTTAGTAAGTGGTTAGAGCCTGAAGTCGGCGCAGTACTCGCTAAAATTTTAATGCTAGTGTTGATTGTTCTATTTATTCAAAAACGACCACAAGGTTTATTCGCGCTCAAAGGGCGATTTGTAGAGAACTAA
- the urtC gene encoding urea ABC transporter permease subunit UrtC — MLNRFYRLHSPLAWLSLVLIALVLIIGIPLLNTQLTANSAGHVPDYLIPLLGKFLCYAMVALAIDLIWGYAGILSLGHGVFFALGGYAMGMYLMRSMAGLGVYRSELPDFMVFLNWQSLPWYWYGFDNFAFTLLMVLLVPALLAFVFGWFAFRSRIKGVYFSIITQAMTFALMLLFFRNETGFGGNNGLTDFKFILGYSIQEHNTRLALYIITAVMLLLVYLLCRFLVTSKLGRVLTAIRDAESRVMFCGYNPLYYKLFVWVVSAMICGIAGALYVPQVGIINPSELAPANSIEMAIWVAVGGRGTLVGGMVGAGVINGAKSWFTVAYPDLWLYFLGGLFILVTLFLPRGLIGIFKGKAGK; from the coding sequence ATGTTAAACCGTTTCTATCGCTTACATAGCCCGCTAGCGTGGCTTTCACTGGTACTTATTGCCCTCGTTTTAATTATTGGAATTCCTTTATTAAATACACAATTAACGGCAAATAGTGCGGGGCATGTGCCTGATTATTTAATTCCCTTATTAGGGAAATTTTTATGTTATGCCATGGTTGCCTTAGCCATTGATTTAATTTGGGGATATGCAGGCATTTTAAGCCTAGGGCATGGCGTATTTTTTGCCTTAGGGGGTTATGCGATGGGCATGTACTTAATGCGCAGTATGGCTGGGCTTGGGGTTTATCGCAGTGAACTACCTGATTTTATGGTATTTTTAAATTGGCAATCTTTACCATGGTATTGGTATGGTTTTGATAATTTTGCCTTTACGCTGTTGATGGTTCTGTTAGTTCCTGCCTTATTAGCCTTTGTTTTTGGCTGGTTTGCCTTTCGTTCACGGATTAAAGGGGTTTACTTTTCTATCATTACCCAAGCCATGACATTTGCCTTGATGTTGCTGTTTTTTCGCAATGAAACAGGGTTCGGTGGAAATAATGGCTTAACCGATTTTAAATTTATTTTAGGTTATTCTATTCAAGAACATAACACCCGTTTAGCCTTGTATATCATCACTGCCGTGATGTTGCTCTTGGTGTATTTACTCTGTCGTTTTTTAGTCACAAGCAAGTTAGGACGGGTTTTAACCGCGATTCGAGACGCAGAAAGTCGGGTGATGTTTTGCGGATATAATCCTTTGTATTATAAATTATTTGTTTGGGTCGTTTCTGCAATGATTTGCGGAATTGCGGGTGCATTGTATGTGCCTCAAGTCGGTATTATCAACCCGAGTGAGTTAGCTCCCGCGAATTCTATTGAAATGGCGATTTGGGTCGCAGTGGGGGGGCGTGGCACGCTGGTTGGGGGCATGGTTGGTGCGGGTGTAATTAATGGAGCAAAAAGCTGGTTTACGGTCGCTTATCCTGATTTATGGCTGTATTTTTTAGGCGGGTTATTTATTCTCGTCACGCTTTTCTTACCGCGCGGGCTTATCGGTATTTTTAAAGGGAAGGCAGGCAAATGA